The Sandaracinaceae bacterium genome contains a region encoding:
- a CDS encoding AbrB/MazE/SpoVT family DNA-binding domain-containing protein codes for MTTATVSSKGQITIPAEVRRAPQVTAGDRVEFVEVAPGMRLLSA; via the coding sequence ATGACCACCGCCACTGTCTCCAGCAAAGGCCAGATCACCATCCCCGCCGAAGTGCGGCGCGCGCCCCAGGTCACCGCCGGGGACCGTGTGGAGTTCGTGGAGGTGGCCCCGGGCATGCGCCTGCTCTCCGCCTAG